One region of Streptomyces rishiriensis genomic DNA includes:
- a CDS encoding aromatic-ring hydroxylase C-terminal domain-containing protein: protein MSGRRAGCRLLLSLTGAAIRPFDHQTRPGLRIHNGTLHQPPAGWSGMRAALIRPDGHVAWAGADSDDTVLADGLTAALAITHRN from the coding sequence TTGTCGGGGCGGAGGGCGGGCTGCCGCCTCCTGCTCAGCCTCACCGGGGCCGCGATCCGCCCCTTCGACCACCAGACCCGGCCCGGGCTGCGCATACACAACGGCACTCTGCACCAGCCCCCAGCCGGCTGGTCCGGCATGCGCGCCGCCCTCATCCGTCCCGACGGCCACGTCGCCTGGGCCGGCGCCGACAGCGACGACACCGTTCTCGCGGACGGCCTCACCGCCGCCTTGGCCATCACGCACCGGAACTGA
- a CDS encoding Rossmann-like domain-containing protein: MTATTGMSWTPTFETFESYGELVARVRAGELGPDPATQRIAVAFTTRQAVRHDGRGSGYRNEVLSLRLGGAVGSCAVEPGALPDGAIDDCVGADVAQLLEHPLLPVRVAALDAYLMHVTAHTPRNGARPVPLPAGTSLEKSRARAKAVVELLDLPAGATVLVVGVVNSLLEALRSRGLSYVPCDLKGGLTEWGETVATDAAAEAGRCDALLVSGMTLGNGTFEPLRQHALTHGRQLVMFAQTGSAVLPRFLGHGVSAVCAEPYPFFWLDGGAGDVHCYGGPCPEGGR, encoded by the coding sequence ATGACCGCCACGACGGGCATGTCCTGGACGCCGACGTTCGAGACGTTCGAGTCGTACGGCGAGCTGGTGGCACGCGTCCGCGCCGGTGAACTCGGCCCGGACCCGGCCACGCAGCGGATCGCCGTGGCCTTCACCACGCGGCAGGCGGTACGGCACGACGGGCGTGGCTCCGGCTATCGCAACGAGGTTCTCAGCCTGCGGCTGGGCGGAGCCGTCGGCTCGTGCGCGGTCGAACCCGGGGCCCTGCCCGACGGCGCGATCGACGACTGTGTGGGCGCGGACGTCGCGCAGCTGCTCGAGCATCCGCTGCTGCCGGTGCGCGTGGCCGCGCTGGACGCCTATCTGATGCACGTCACCGCGCACACTCCACGGAACGGGGCACGGCCGGTCCCGCTCCCCGCCGGGACGTCGCTGGAGAAGTCCAGGGCCCGGGCGAAGGCCGTCGTAGAGCTGCTCGATCTGCCGGCGGGCGCCACCGTGCTGGTGGTCGGTGTCGTCAACTCGCTCCTGGAGGCGCTGCGTTCGCGAGGTCTGAGCTATGTGCCCTGCGACCTCAAGGGCGGGCTGACCGAGTGGGGCGAGACGGTCGCCACCGACGCGGCGGCCGAGGCCGGTCGCTGTGACGCCCTGCTGGTGTCAGGGATGACGCTGGGGAACGGCACCTTCGAGCCGCTGCGGCAGCATGCGCTGACGCACGGCAGGCAGCTGGTGATGTTCGCCCAGACCGGCAGCGCCGTGCTTCCTCGATTCCTCGGCCACGGGGTGAGCGCGGTCTGCGCCGAGCCGTACCCCTTCTTCTGGCTCGACGGCGGTGCCGGTGACGTGCACTGCTACGGCGGTCCGTGCCCGGAGGGCGGACGATGA
- a CDS encoding enolase C-terminal domain-like protein yields MKAGLRTVRLELAEPLRISRSTMSFRDAVWLAVEHDGVTGHGEAVTSVFYRLDTETLERHLAAVGKDLARFPDPESALEALRTGDSAGVDVPAAVTAAAEAALLDLVGKRSGRPVHRLLGTAAPPVAATARTIGITSLSHAAAQARCLVASGFEVIKVKAGTPDPEDDVERVRVVRDAAPHVRLLLDPNGAWTAAQARALLPRFADLGVEAVEQPLAPGDPEALGALAERSPLPVIADEDAVDLEDVRRLAGRVQGVNVKLAKCGGVHAALRIAEAIDGSGTELMLGCLTASSLGLAPAVHLADRARWADLDGHLLLAHDPWTGIGGGDGVVHPSGRPGLGVRKAWAPGDVA; encoded by the coding sequence GTGAAAGCCGGCCTGCGCACCGTACGCCTCGAACTCGCCGAGCCGCTGCGCATCTCCCGTTCCACCATGTCCTTCCGCGACGCCGTGTGGCTGGCCGTCGAACACGACGGCGTCACCGGTCACGGAGAGGCCGTCACCAGCGTCTTCTACCGGCTCGACACCGAGACCCTGGAACGGCACCTGGCCGCCGTCGGCAAGGATCTCGCCCGCTTCCCCGACCCCGAGAGCGCCCTGGAGGCCCTGCGGACAGGCGATTCGGCCGGCGTCGACGTTCCCGCGGCCGTGACCGCCGCCGCCGAGGCCGCGTTGCTCGACCTCGTCGGCAAGCGCTCCGGCAGGCCCGTCCACAGGCTGCTCGGCACCGCCGCGCCGCCGGTCGCGGCCACCGCCCGCACCATCGGCATCACCTCCCTCTCCCACGCGGCGGCGCAGGCCCGGTGTCTCGTGGCGAGCGGCTTCGAGGTCATCAAGGTCAAGGCGGGAACGCCCGACCCGGAGGACGACGTGGAGCGCGTGCGCGTCGTCCGCGACGCCGCGCCGCACGTCCGGCTGCTCCTCGACCCCAACGGGGCCTGGACCGCGGCGCAGGCCCGGGCGCTGCTGCCCCGGTTCGCCGACCTCGGCGTCGAGGCCGTCGAACAGCCCCTCGCGCCCGGTGACCCGGAGGCACTGGGGGCGCTGGCCGAACGCTCACCGCTGCCGGTCATCGCGGACGAGGACGCCGTGGACCTGGAAGACGTACGCCGCCTGGCCGGGCGCGTCCAGGGCGTCAACGTCAAGCTCGCCAAGTGCGGCGGGGTGCATGCCGCCCTGCGCATCGCCGAGGCGATCGACGGCAGCGGCACGGAGCTGATGCTGGGCTGCCTCACCGCCAGCAGCCTCGGCCTCGCGCCCGCCGTCCACCTCGCCGACCGGGCCCGCTGGGCCGACCTCGACGGACATCTGCTGCTCGCCCACGATCCGTGGACCGGAATCGGCGGCGGGGACGGTGTCGTACACCCAAGTGGCCGCCCCGGCCTGGGGGTTCGCAAGGCCTGGGCGCCCGGGGACGTGGCGTGA
- a CDS encoding serine hydrolase domain-containing protein, which translates to MRIRAMGVVLAGVTLATLATPSHAAALPAPNIEAVRAVQRQAMAQGAPGALTLIDDQATYYGVAGGKANTATGARMDTGRRFRIGSVTKTFSTVVLMQLVSEGLVNLDAPANTYLPTPLPSASITVRHLLSHRSGLYDYTNDMFYYTVPGFEAVRNKTFSFQELINKSTAHPLTMTPGSGYSYSNTNFVVIGQIIEHLTGKPVAEQYRQRIFEPLKLTNTSYVHPLTDIAGSASRGYLRPDDTTLPLVDSTEQTVSWAQSAGAIISSAEDLNTFFGALLSGALLPQSALRQMTTMVPVNADGSQSYGLGLRARKLSCGVTVYGHTGTVQGYYTWAFGSADGSRTMTSMANTSNNGTVNTTLGGTLEATFCGTAPTAASLRTASAANGGFREDIAPDVVRGRG; encoded by the coding sequence ATGCGCATTCGAGCAATGGGCGTCGTCCTCGCAGGTGTCACGCTCGCTACCCTCGCGACACCCTCACACGCCGCTGCGTTACCGGCGCCCAACATCGAGGCCGTCCGCGCCGTACAGCGGCAGGCCATGGCGCAGGGCGCGCCGGGCGCACTGACCCTCATCGACGACCAGGCCACCTACTACGGCGTCGCCGGCGGCAAGGCGAACACGGCCACGGGGGCCAGGATGGACACCGGCCGGCGGTTCCGGATCGGAAGCGTCACCAAGACCTTCAGCACAGTCGTCCTGATGCAACTGGTATCCGAGGGCCTCGTCAACCTGGACGCTCCGGCCAACACGTACCTGCCCACTCCCCTGCCGAGCGCCTCCATCACCGTGCGGCATCTGCTCAGTCACCGCAGCGGTCTCTACGATTACACCAACGACATGTTCTACTACACCGTTCCAGGTTTCGAAGCGGTGCGAAACAAGACGTTCAGCTTCCAGGAACTGATCAATAAATCGACGGCGCACCCGCTGACCATGACGCCCGGTTCGGGTTACAGCTACTCCAACACCAATTTCGTGGTGATCGGCCAGATCATCGAGCACCTCACGGGGAAGCCGGTCGCCGAGCAGTACCGACAGCGCATCTTCGAGCCGCTCAAGCTCACCAACACTTCCTATGTCCACCCCCTGACCGACATCGCCGGCTCCGCCTCGCGCGGCTACCTGCGACCGGACGACACCACGCTCCCCCTGGTGGATTCCACGGAGCAGACGGTCTCCTGGGCGCAGTCCGCCGGGGCGATCATCTCCAGTGCAGAGGATCTCAACACGTTCTTCGGCGCCCTGCTCTCCGGCGCCCTGCTTCCACAGAGCGCACTGCGGCAGATGACGACCATGGTCCCCGTCAACGCGGACGGCAGCCAGTCCTACGGTCTGGGTCTGCGCGCCAGGAAACTGTCCTGTGGTGTGACGGTCTACGGGCACACCGGCACGGTGCAGGGTTACTACACCTGGGCGTTCGGTAGTGCTGACGGCAGCCGCACCATGACCTCCATGGCCAACACCTCCAACAACGGGACGGTGAACACCACGTTGGGCGGAACCCTGGAGGCGACCTTCTGCGGCACCGCCCCGACAGCGGCGTCCCTGAGGACCGCGTCAGCGGCGAACGGCGGGTTCCGCGAGGACATAGCGCCGGACGTCGTTCGCGGTCGCGGATGA
- a CDS encoding MFS transporter, producing the protein MRRFPLAVQLLLVNQLGVNTGFYLLVPYLATHLGQNLGLSAAVVGIVLGVRNLSQQGLFILGGSAADRLGARGVVIAGCALRTIGFALFALGDSVAVLLAASVLSGLAGALFNPAVRTYIAQESADHRAEAFALFNVFATTGALIGPLLGSALLLVDFRTSALTAAGIFAVLTVAQALVLPAQEVEPRKATVLADWREVLGNRAFLAFALAMVGMFTLENQLYLLLPDGARRATGWEGAAGLVFAVGALANLALQLRITRALKERGDRARWIGTGLGLMALAFLPPAVITTGSGGPDGTADAALRALPVLVGALLLHLGVMIAQPFVMELIPDFGRSELTGTYFGIFYMVSGVAAAIGNTVVGWAMDTGERGDAGWLPWACCALFGLASALGVAWLHRLGSLPVPTKSAVAATV; encoded by the coding sequence ATGCGCCGTTTTCCGCTCGCGGTTCAGCTCCTGCTGGTCAACCAGCTCGGCGTCAACACCGGCTTCTATCTCCTCGTCCCCTACCTCGCCACCCACCTGGGCCAGAACCTGGGCCTGTCGGCGGCCGTCGTCGGCATCGTCCTCGGCGTGCGCAACCTCAGCCAGCAGGGGCTGTTCATCCTCGGCGGCTCCGCCGCCGACCGGCTCGGCGCTCGCGGTGTCGTCATCGCCGGCTGCGCCCTGCGCACCATCGGGTTCGCGCTGTTCGCGCTCGGCGACAGCGTGGCCGTGCTGCTCGCCGCCTCCGTGCTCAGCGGGCTCGCCGGGGCGCTGTTCAATCCCGCCGTGCGCACCTACATCGCCCAGGAGTCGGCCGACCACAGGGCCGAGGCGTTCGCCCTGTTCAACGTGTTCGCCACGACCGGCGCACTGATCGGGCCGCTGCTGGGGAGCGCACTGCTGCTCGTCGACTTCCGCACCTCGGCGCTGACGGCCGCCGGGATCTTCGCCGTCCTCACCGTCGCGCAGGCCCTGGTACTGCCGGCCCAGGAGGTGGAGCCGAGGAAGGCGACCGTGCTCGCGGACTGGCGTGAGGTCCTGGGCAACCGTGCCTTCCTCGCCTTCGCGCTCGCCATGGTCGGCATGTTCACCCTGGAGAACCAGCTGTACCTGCTGTTGCCCGACGGCGCCCGGCGGGCCACCGGCTGGGAGGGCGCGGCCGGACTCGTCTTCGCCGTCGGCGCCCTCGCCAACCTGGCGCTGCAACTGCGCATCACCCGTGCCCTCAAGGAACGGGGGGACCGCGCGCGCTGGATCGGCACGGGCCTGGGACTCATGGCCCTGGCCTTCCTGCCGCCCGCCGTGATCACGACGGGCTCCGGCGGCCCGGACGGTACCGCCGACGCGGCGCTGCGCGCGCTGCCCGTCCTCGTCGGCGCGCTGCTGCTCCACCTCGGGGTGATGATCGCCCAGCCGTTCGTGATGGAGCTGATCCCCGACTTCGGCCGGTCCGAGCTGACCGGCACCTACTTCGGCATCTTCTACATGGTCTCCGGCGTCGCCGCGGCCATCGGCAACACCGTCGTCGGATGGGCCATGGACACCGGGGAGCGGGGCGACGCCGGCTGGCTGCCGTGGGCGTGCTGCGCCCTGTTCGGGCTCGCCTCCGCGCTGGGCGTGGCCTGGCTGCACCGGCTCGGCTCACTGCCGGTGCCGACGAAGTCCGCTGTAGCCGCGACGGTCTGA
- a CDS encoding ATP-grasp domain-containing protein, with protein sequence MAHLLMVESWVGSMSRLLPRAIREGGHEFTFLTRDLHHYLRSAPEGAAHPLLDARNVITADTNDTDDLLPQIERLHEVLRFDGVLTSCDYYLPMAARIAGRLGLPGSDPEAVEAACRKDATRRVLADAGVPGPRFAVHEEWADIARAAREIGYPLVVKPVDLCAGMYVRRIDDEAQLALAVRALTDFPVNARGQRRVPAVLLEELLDGPEVSVETVSHAGAVHVVGVTDKSIGGAPAFIETGHMFPAALPPADTEAAEQTALAALKALGLVDGVVAHTEVKLTSAGPRVVEVNPRPAGNRITELVRHVTGVDLAAAFVEVSLGREPDLRGGETALRSAAIGFLVPQASGTLESLSGGELREAPGVLELQLAEPGTQVRAAGSNNEYLGHVMVGDAGGAGARDRVEVLLAELRSGLVLR encoded by the coding sequence GTGGCTCATCTGCTGATGGTCGAGAGCTGGGTCGGGTCGATGAGCAGACTGCTGCCACGGGCGATCCGGGAGGGCGGACACGAGTTCACGTTCCTCACCCGCGACCTGCATCACTACCTCCGCTCGGCGCCCGAGGGAGCGGCGCACCCGCTGCTCGACGCCCGCAATGTGATCACCGCCGACACCAACGACACCGACGACCTGCTGCCGCAGATCGAGCGGTTGCACGAGGTGCTGCGCTTCGACGGTGTGCTCACCTCCTGCGACTACTACCTGCCGATGGCGGCCCGGATCGCCGGGCGCCTGGGTCTGCCGGGTTCGGACCCCGAGGCGGTGGAGGCCGCCTGCCGCAAGGACGCCACCCGCCGTGTCCTCGCCGACGCGGGGGTGCCCGGACCGCGCTTCGCCGTGCATGAGGAGTGGGCCGACATCGCGCGGGCGGCGCGGGAGATCGGCTACCCGCTGGTCGTCAAGCCGGTCGACCTGTGCGCGGGCATGTACGTGCGGCGCATCGACGACGAGGCGCAACTCGCCCTGGCCGTAAGGGCACTGACCGATTTCCCGGTCAACGCGCGCGGACAGCGGAGGGTGCCCGCCGTCCTGCTGGAGGAGCTGCTGGACGGCCCCGAGGTGAGCGTCGAGACGGTGTCGCACGCGGGCGCGGTCCACGTGGTGGGCGTGACCGACAAGAGCATCGGCGGGGCGCCCGCGTTCATCGAGACCGGGCACATGTTCCCGGCCGCGCTGCCGCCCGCCGACACCGAAGCCGCCGAACAGACGGCTCTGGCCGCGCTCAAGGCGCTCGGGCTGGTGGACGGCGTGGTCGCGCACACCGAGGTCAAGCTGACCTCCGCCGGTCCGCGCGTGGTCGAGGTCAATCCGCGGCCCGCCGGCAACCGCATCACGGAGCTGGTCCGCCACGTGACCGGCGTCGACCTGGCCGCGGCCTTCGTCGAGGTGTCCCTCGGCCGGGAGCCCGACCTTCGGGGCGGCGAGACCGCACTGCGCAGCGCGGCCATCGGCTTCCTCGTGCCGCAGGCGTCGGGCACGCTCGAGTCCCTGAGCGGCGGCGAACTCCGCGAGGCCCCAGGGGTGCTGGAGCTGCAGCTCGCCGAGCCCGGCACGCAGGTGAGGGCGGCGGGCAGCAACAACGAGTACCTCGGCCACGTCATGGTCGGCGACGCCGGGGGAGCGGGCGCCCGCGACCGTGTCGAGGTGCTGCTCGCGGAACTGCGGTCCGGGCTGGTGCTGCGATGA
- a CDS encoding GNAT family N-acetyltransferase produces MRQTAPHGYTVRPATPADVDGARRVMLDTFYQEFGYGYVPRWHPDVVDIKGTYLDDPRQLLLVAVHDGEVVATTGVRAGGPAHPPHPRRLADRYPDGTTAQLVRVYVRPEHRRRGLAGILVATACDFISDTPGYERIYLHTNADVEGAEPFWRSLAKEVFDARDTGEHGPGVATVHFEIPM; encoded by the coding sequence ATGCGTCAGACCGCACCCCACGGATACACCGTGCGGCCCGCGACACCGGCCGATGTCGACGGCGCACGCCGCGTCATGCTCGACACCTTCTACCAGGAGTTCGGGTACGGATACGTGCCCCGATGGCACCCGGACGTGGTGGACATCAAGGGCACCTACCTCGACGACCCACGGCAACTGCTGCTCGTGGCCGTCCACGACGGCGAGGTGGTCGCCACCACCGGGGTTCGGGCCGGCGGACCCGCCCACCCACCGCACCCGCGCCGACTCGCCGACCGCTACCCGGACGGAACCACCGCACAACTCGTCCGCGTCTACGTCCGCCCCGAACACCGACGCCGAGGGCTCGCCGGCATCCTGGTCGCCACTGCCTGCGACTTCATCTCGGACACACCCGGCTACGAGCGCATCTACCTCCACACCAACGCCGATGTCGAGGGCGCGGAGCCCTTCTGGCGAAGCCTGGCCAAGGAGGTTTTCGACGCACGCGACACCGGCGAACACGGCCCGGGCGTCGCCACGGTGCACTTCGAGATCCCGATGTGA
- a CDS encoding hemerythrin domain-containing protein, giving the protein MSDLQTPHAGDDKSKDDDVVALLMRQHGDIRNLFDEVEATEGEERRDAFRRLVRLLAVHETAEEEVVHPFARRALSGGEKVVEDRLAEERAAKETLASLDDMDTDDPKFMLQLLKLRKDVQEHARAEERYEFTHIRRSTDAANLAAMAKAVKAAEAMAPTRPHPGVESGAKNMALGPVAALMDRTKDAVRKAMGND; this is encoded by the coding sequence ATGTCCGACCTGCAGACCCCGCACGCCGGGGACGACAAGTCCAAGGACGACGACGTGGTCGCCCTGCTGATGCGTCAGCACGGTGACATCCGCAACCTCTTCGACGAGGTCGAGGCCACCGAGGGCGAGGAGCGCCGCGACGCCTTCCGCCGCCTGGTGCGCCTGCTGGCCGTCCACGAGACCGCCGAGGAGGAGGTCGTCCACCCCTTCGCCCGACGCGCGCTGTCGGGCGGCGAGAAGGTCGTCGAGGACCGGCTCGCCGAGGAGAGGGCGGCCAAGGAGACCCTCGCGTCCCTCGACGACATGGACACCGACGACCCCAAGTTCATGCTCCAGTTGCTCAAGCTGCGCAAGGACGTCCAGGAACACGCCCGGGCCGAGGAACGCTACGAGTTCACCCACATCCGCCGCAGCACCGACGCCGCCAACCTCGCCGCGATGGCCAAGGCCGTCAAGGCTGCCGAGGCGATGGCGCCCACCCGGCCCCACCCGGGTGTCGAGTCCGGGGCGAAGAACATGGCCCTCGGTCCGGTCGCCGCCCTCATGGACCGCACCAAGGACGCCGTGCGCAAAGCCATGGGGAATGACTGA
- a CDS encoding ZIP family metal transporter, whose amino-acid sequence MTEVVEAGLWGLAAGSALLLGALLGYGLRVPQKVIATVMAFGAGVLISAVSFELVGEAYDEAGLAPAAVGTLIGAVAYTGGNVWLARRGARHRKRSGHARAQAQPSEAEQGGSGTALALGALLDGVPESAVIGVSLLDGGAVSLVTVAAVFISNVPEGLSSSAGMRKAGRGKGYVFGVWTAIAAASTVSAVLGYTVVGSFSPAVIAAVTAVAAGAILAMVADTMIPEAFDDAHLAIGLITVSGFLVSFALSHT is encoded by the coding sequence ATGACTGAAGTGGTGGAGGCTGGACTGTGGGGTCTGGCGGCAGGCTCGGCCCTGTTGCTCGGTGCCCTGCTGGGGTACGGGCTACGGGTGCCCCAGAAGGTGATCGCGACCGTGATGGCTTTCGGCGCCGGGGTGCTGATCTCGGCGGTCTCCTTCGAGCTGGTCGGGGAGGCGTACGACGAGGCGGGGCTTGCTCCCGCGGCCGTCGGTACCCTCATCGGCGCGGTGGCCTACACCGGGGGAAACGTGTGGCTGGCCCGCCGGGGCGCCAGGCACCGCAAGCGTTCCGGTCACGCGCGGGCTCAGGCACAGCCCTCGGAGGCCGAGCAGGGCGGGTCCGGGACGGCGCTCGCGCTCGGCGCCCTGCTCGACGGGGTGCCGGAGTCCGCGGTGATCGGCGTCAGTCTGCTCGACGGCGGCGCGGTCAGTCTGGTGACGGTGGCCGCGGTGTTCATCAGCAACGTTCCTGAGGGGCTGTCGAGTTCGGCGGGGATGAGGAAGGCCGGCCGCGGCAAGGGTTACGTCTTCGGTGTCTGGACGGCCATCGCGGCGGCCAGCACCGTTTCGGCCGTCCTCGGTTACACGGTGGTCGGTTCCTTCTCGCCCGCCGTGATCGCCGCGGTGACCGCGGTGGCGGCCGGGGCCATCCTCGCCATGGTCGCCGACACGATGATCCCCGAAGCGTTCGACGACGCTCACCTGGCGATCGGACTGATCACCGTCAGCGGCTTCCTCGTCTCCTTCGCGCTCTCCCACACCTGA
- a CDS encoding phosphatase PAP2 family protein, translating into MRLLTRSREADRVLTQQAASRIPPGVAKVLSGVEEAAESTKLWCGAAVAMAWFGGWRGRKAAAAGLGALVVAQLAANGLCKQLADRPRPPEEWIPHDEVADRPASSSFPSGHTAAAVAFTAAVAPAWPAAGVLCAVPAVLVAVERVQSGAHYPTDVVAGASIGLASAWLTRRAPALLLRHWL; encoded by the coding sequence ATGAGGTTGCTGACACGTTCGCGTGAGGCCGACCGGGTTCTGACGCAGCAGGCGGCTTCCCGGATCCCGCCGGGAGTGGCCAAGGTGCTGTCGGGAGTGGAGGAGGCCGCGGAGAGTACGAAACTGTGGTGTGGTGCTGCCGTCGCGATGGCGTGGTTCGGCGGGTGGAGGGGCCGCAAGGCGGCGGCCGCCGGACTCGGGGCCCTGGTGGTGGCACAGCTGGCAGCGAACGGCCTGTGCAAGCAGCTCGCCGACCGCCCCAGGCCGCCGGAGGAGTGGATCCCGCACGACGAGGTGGCCGACCGCCCCGCCTCTTCCTCGTTCCCCTCGGGGCACACCGCGGCCGCGGTCGCCTTCACTGCCGCTGTCGCCCCGGCCTGGCCGGCCGCGGGCGTGCTGTGCGCGGTGCCGGCTGTCTTGGTGGCCGTCGAGCGCGTGCAGTCGGGTGCCCACTATCCGACCGACGTCGTCGCCGGCGCCTCCATCGGGCTGGCCAGCGCCTGGCTCACGCGGCGGGCCCCGGCTCTGCTGCTGCGTCACTGGCTGTAG
- a CDS encoding GNAT family N-acetyltransferase — translation MHEVKLSDGVIALSPLRLVDAAAHLAGEDEPLVRWLSGNPGTREGVEAYLRHCREQWETAGPLRAFGIRAGADGRLAGTIDLRFAPEGLAPGQVNVAYGLYPSWRGRGLATRAVLLVSRYAASEGGKEAVIRVEPQNAASAAVARRAGFIPGKHTHDANGTRLDWYIRDLCAGTG, via the coding sequence ATGCATGAAGTGAAGCTGTCCGACGGGGTCATCGCTCTGTCCCCGCTGCGCCTGGTCGACGCGGCGGCGCACCTCGCGGGGGAGGACGAGCCGCTGGTTCGCTGGCTCAGCGGCAACCCCGGCACGCGCGAGGGCGTCGAAGCGTACCTCCGGCACTGCCGGGAACAGTGGGAGACCGCCGGTCCGCTCCGCGCCTTCGGCATCCGGGCAGGCGCGGACGGGAGGCTCGCGGGGACCATCGACCTGCGGTTCGCACCAGAGGGCCTGGCTCCCGGCCAGGTGAACGTCGCCTACGGCCTGTATCCCTCCTGGAGGGGGCGGGGACTGGCCACCCGCGCGGTCCTCCTGGTCTCCCGGTACGCGGCGAGCGAGGGCGGTAAGGAGGCGGTGATCCGGGTGGAGCCGCAGAACGCCGCATCTGCCGCAGTCGCCCGGCGGGCCGGGTTCATCCCCGGCAAGCACACGCACGACGCGAACGGGACGCGGCTCGACTGGTACATCCGCGACCTGTGCGCCGGGACCGGGTGA
- a CDS encoding PLP-dependent cysteine synthase family protein: protein MTTAAVRPVARPELLTLLGRTPQVRITADLPGPHPGFWAKLEGLAAGGMKARAAVSMLLGARERGELLPGAPVVESTSGTLGIGLAFAGQALGHPVVLVGDSELEASMRQLLRAYGVRLDIVDRPAPEGGWQAARLARLRELLAVLPGAYWPDQYNNPDNKAGYASLALELIADLDHLDILVCSVGTGGHSAGIIGPLRRRWPALRLIGVDSTGSTIFGQPARPRLMRGLGSSIHPRNVAYDAFDEVHWVGPAEAVDSCRRLARGSFVSGGWSTGAAARVAAWAAQVHRGAVVATVFPDGPHRYLGTVYDDDFAATHGLHPATAATRPVEIPDPRATEATGWVRCTRVSDPLEAVPVPFEAVPDPLEAVRGPEGTS from the coding sequence ATGACCACGGCGGCCGTACGCCCCGTCGCCCGCCCGGAACTGCTCACGCTGCTGGGCCGCACGCCCCAGGTCCGCATCACCGCCGACCTGCCCGGCCCGCACCCCGGCTTCTGGGCGAAGCTCGAAGGGCTCGCGGCGGGCGGTATGAAGGCGCGGGCCGCCGTGTCGATGCTCCTGGGCGCCCGTGAGCGCGGCGAACTGCTGCCCGGCGCACCGGTGGTGGAGTCCACCTCGGGCACGCTGGGCATCGGCCTCGCCTTCGCGGGGCAGGCCCTCGGCCATCCCGTCGTGCTGGTCGGCGACAGTGAACTGGAAGCATCCATGCGGCAGTTGCTGCGCGCCTACGGGGTGCGGTTGGACATCGTGGACCGCCCGGCGCCCGAGGGGGGCTGGCAGGCGGCGCGGCTCGCCAGGCTGCGGGAACTGCTCGCCGTCCTGCCCGGTGCGTACTGGCCGGACCAGTACAACAACCCTGACAACAAGGCCGGTTACGCCTCGCTCGCCCTCGAACTCATCGCCGACCTCGACCACTTGGACATCCTGGTGTGCAGTGTCGGCACCGGCGGCCACAGCGCGGGGATCATCGGCCCGCTGCGGCGGCGCTGGCCCGCGCTCCGGCTGATCGGCGTCGACTCGACCGGTTCCACCATCTTCGGCCAGCCCGCCCGGCCCAGGCTGATGCGCGGCCTGGGCAGCAGCATCCACCCCCGTAACGTCGCCTACGACGCGTTCGACGAGGTCCACTGGGTCGGCCCGGCCGAGGCCGTGGACAGCTGCCGCCGTCTGGCTCGTGGCAGTTTCGTCAGTGGCGGCTGGAGCACGGGCGCCGCTGCCCGCGTCGCCGCCTGGGCCGCCCAGGTCCACCGCGGCGCGGTCGTCGCCACCGTCTTCCCCGACGGCCCGCACCGTTACCTCGGCACCGTCTACGACGACGACTTCGCCGCGACCCACGGTCTCCACCCCGCCACGGCGGCCACCCGCCCGGTCGAGATCCCGGACCCCCGCGCCACCGAGGCCACCGGCTGGGTCCGCTGTACCCGCGTATCCGACCCGCTCGAGGCCGTCCCCGTTCCCTTCGAGGCCGTCCCCGACCCGCTCGAGGCCGTCCGCGGTCCGGAAGGGACCTCGTGA